Proteins from a genomic interval of Bdellovibrionales bacterium:
- the proB gene encoding glutamate 5-kinase yields the protein MDGIDRIVIKIGTGVLTGEDGSFAAARLSRLLDEVLPFVSKPHQQAMIVSSGAVGLGRMRLNLKGDLSLAEKQACAAIGQSVLIQNYNIILSRFGLMAGQILINSQDLKNEERRKNLMASLRELERFPVIPVINENDVTSTEELEILGESDLSFGDNDRLSALLALEIKARLLVILTDSEGIYLDKPKNSSDRPLPYVEDLSVLDQVHVWNNSKLGRGGVKSKISSARLAAEGGTPCWVVSGFKEGQLETFFKTFADRRAPLCGTFVVGKGTVWKKP from the coding sequence ATGGACGGGATCGATCGGATTGTGATTAAAATTGGAACTGGAGTTTTGACTGGAGAAGATGGCTCTTTCGCTGCTGCCAGGCTTTCGCGTCTACTTGATGAAGTCCTGCCATTTGTCAGTAAGCCCCATCAGCAGGCGATGATTGTTTCATCAGGAGCGGTCGGTCTGGGCAGAATGCGGCTTAATCTTAAAGGTGACTTATCTCTCGCTGAAAAACAGGCCTGTGCAGCGATTGGTCAATCTGTTCTCATTCAGAACTATAATATTATTCTCTCCCGTTTTGGGCTCATGGCAGGACAGATTTTGATTAATTCCCAAGATCTTAAAAATGAGGAGCGTCGTAAAAATTTGATGGCATCTCTTCGGGAGCTGGAAAGATTTCCAGTTATTCCGGTGATCAATGAGAATGACGTGACCTCTACGGAGGAATTGGAAATTTTGGGTGAATCGGATCTCTCTTTTGGCGATAACGATCGATTGTCCGCGCTCTTGGCTTTGGAGATCAAAGCGCGTTTGTTAGTTATATTGACGGATAGCGAGGGTATCTATCTTGATAAGCCTAAAAACTCCAGTGATAGGCCGCTCCCTTATGTGGAAGACCTCAGTGTATTGGATCAGGTTCATGTCTGGAACAATTCGAAACTTGGTAGGGGAGGGGTGAAAAGCAAGATATCCTCAGCCCGTCTGGCGGCAGAGGGAGGAACGCCCTGTTGGGTTGTTTCCGGTTTCAAGGAAGGACAACTTGAAACTTTTTTTAAAACTTTTGCCGATCGTCGCGCGCCTTTGTGTGGAACATTTGTAGTAGGAAAGGGCACTGTGTGGAAGAAACCCTAA
- a CDS encoding serine hydrolase, whose product MRSIKPLMKAAIIFAIPLGLSIQSFQSCSSGYLPLSGPNQEVRNEDSEPPTPTLPPPNDKSFYYPPVSNSEKEACDSSTWEYTSSLSAGFNEEKLNEVMNFIKEPSQHTTAFVILHQGRIVREWYSGKIDLSDYNSGLTQGLLRVANWDCSSADRIHSASKSVVSVAIGIAEQEGRLKLEDPVSQFLGSWTNLSAIDEDKIRIKHLLSMTSGLDGAPAGGRWL is encoded by the coding sequence ATGCGTTCTATAAAGCCATTAATGAAAGCCGCGATTATCTTCGCAATTCCTCTGGGATTGTCAATTCAATCTTTTCAATCTTGTTCGTCGGGCTACCTACCACTCTCCGGTCCGAATCAAGAGGTCAGAAATGAGGATTCAGAACCGCCGACGCCCACTCTCCCACCACCAAATGACAAGAGCTTCTATTACCCACCAGTGAGTAATTCAGAGAAGGAAGCCTGCGATTCATCCACTTGGGAATACACTTCTTCATTGTCTGCTGGATTCAACGAGGAAAAGTTAAATGAAGTCATGAACTTTATTAAGGAGCCCAGTCAGCACACAACAGCTTTTGTCATTCTCCATCAAGGGAGAATTGTTCGGGAGTGGTACAGCGGAAAAATTGATCTTTCTGATTACAACAGCGGCCTGACGCAAGGACTTTTAAGAGTCGCCAACTGGGATTGTAGCTCTGCCGACAGGATTCATTCTGCTTCAAAATCGGTGGTCAGTGTGGCGATTGGAATTGCTGAGCAAGAAGGACGGCTTAAGCTTGAAGATCCAGTTTCGCAATTTTTGGGAAGTTGGACGAATTTATCCGCGATTGACGAGGATAAAATTCGGATCAAGCATCTTCTATCAATGACAAGTGGACTTGACGGGGCCCCCGCTGGGGGGAGATGGCTTTGA
- the map gene encoding type I methionyl aminopeptidase, with the protein MTPIAANEIRLMEAVCQLAARTLSNVKTYVRPGITTNELDKIVYDFTLGHGAEPAPLNYHGYPKSICTSVNRCVCHGVPDDTPLKEGDIVNIDVTTLKNGFFGDTSATFYVGQVSERAIRITEAAEEAMFKGIEEVRPHGTTGDIGFAIQKFSTKKGYYPVREIGGHGIGKKFHMDPFVPSYGKRGRGDKLIPFTCLTVEPMINETPAPIIEYSIPNSSIKYYDTGDGTLSAQFEHTILITDKGYEILTLRD; encoded by the coding sequence ATGACTCCTATAGCGGCCAATGAAATACGATTGATGGAAGCTGTCTGCCAACTTGCGGCACGAACGCTTTCAAACGTGAAAACCTATGTTCGTCCGGGGATAACAACCAATGAGCTGGACAAAATAGTTTATGACTTCACCCTAGGTCATGGAGCTGAGCCCGCACCACTGAATTATCACGGATACCCTAAGTCCATATGCACATCCGTCAACAGGTGTGTTTGCCATGGTGTTCCTGATGATACTCCTCTGAAAGAGGGGGACATTGTCAATATCGACGTAACGACTCTTAAAAATGGCTTTTTTGGAGATACTTCGGCTACTTTTTATGTGGGTCAGGTCTCAGAGAGAGCGATTCGGATTACAGAAGCGGCCGAGGAGGCAATGTTCAAGGGCATAGAGGAGGTACGGCCTCATGGAACGACGGGAGACATCGGATTTGCTATTCAGAAGTTCTCGACGAAAAAAGGTTACTATCCAGTGAGGGAAATTGGTGGACATGGCATCGGAAAGAAGTTTCATATGGACCCTTTCGTTCCTTCTTACGGAAAGCGTGGAAGGGGCGACAAGTTGATTCCTTTTACCTGTCTGACCGTCGAACCCATGATCAATGAGACACCAGCGCCAATTATTGAGTATTCAATACCAAACTCTTCAATCAAATATTATGACACCGGTGATGGAACTCTCTCAGCTCAATTTGAACATACGATTTTGATAACTGACAAAGGCTATGAGATCCTCACTCTTCGAGACTGA
- a CDS encoding TIGR00730 family Rossman fold protein translates to MSSVCVFCSASETASPFFFAEIEILGKLLAEEGIDVWCGGASVGLMGRLADGVIKSGGRVRGVMPRVFQTKEMVYPGLTEMIYVDTLVERKRVMLESADAFIGFPGGVGTLDEIMEVMAHRQLGLSDKPLILVNTLDFWRSFLDCLVEMQQQHMIPVALEELCTVVDQPQDVIKVLRSHRLVD, encoded by the coding sequence ATGAGTTCGGTTTGTGTGTTTTGTTCGGCCAGTGAAACAGCGAGCCCCTTTTTTTTCGCTGAGATTGAGATATTGGGCAAATTGCTCGCAGAGGAAGGCATTGACGTCTGGTGTGGAGGAGCCTCTGTTGGGTTGATGGGTCGGTTGGCCGATGGAGTGATCAAGTCGGGTGGACGTGTCAGGGGTGTCATGCCGCGTGTTTTCCAGACGAAAGAGATGGTCTATCCTGGTCTCACTGAGATGATTTACGTTGACACTTTGGTCGAGCGAAAAAGAGTGATGCTAGAGAGTGCTGATGCATTTATTGGATTTCCCGGAGGAGTGGGAACTCTTGATGAAATAATGGAAGTCATGGCTCACAGGCAATTAGGACTCTCGGATAAGCCTCTGATTCTGGTTAACACCCTGGATTTTTGGCGGAGCTTTTTGGATTGTCTGGTAGAGATGCAGCAACAGCATATGATTCCTGTGGCTCTTGAGGAGCTCTGCACGGTCGTAGATCAGCCTCAGGACGTCATAAAAGTTTTGCGAAGTCATCGATTGGTCGACTGA
- a CDS encoding sulfite exporter TauE/SafE family protein, with product MESAAILILGFFVGIFSSLFGVGGGILIVPFLPMITFVNAREVIATSLFTIFLVSLNNTISFHRQKSVDWGVSLRVGPLTAIGSFLAAYLTRWMPTAGLKFILGTILILFVWQGRKETVTTIRMGSRKIHLLIIGLMGGVASGISGLGSGIIVSPLLMGLKLVDHRRVTPTTNAVMIFTTFFGSMAFIDWPHGEDFLRWGMVHGDMALKLFAGAWISGLAARRIQQRIPERPRRIILLSVLLGLALKVFWDAYQS from the coding sequence ATGGAATCAGCCGCTATTCTTATTTTAGGTTTTTTCGTGGGAATTTTCTCATCCCTTTTTGGAGTCGGAGGAGGAATTCTCATTGTACCATTCTTGCCGATGATTACTTTCGTGAATGCCCGGGAAGTTATCGCGACTTCGCTCTTTACTATTTTTTTGGTTTCCCTGAATAATACGATTAGCTTTCATCGGCAGAAAAGCGTGGATTGGGGTGTTTCTCTTCGAGTTGGGCCCTTGACGGCGATCGGATCCTTTCTGGCTGCCTATTTGACTCGTTGGATGCCCACCGCTGGGCTGAAGTTTATTTTGGGAACAATTCTTATTCTTTTTGTGTGGCAGGGCCGAAAGGAGACTGTGACAACCATAAGGATGGGAAGTCGCAAAATTCATCTGTTGATTATCGGACTCATGGGTGGTGTTGCCTCGGGAATCAGCGGTCTTGGTTCTGGGATTATTGTTTCACCTTTATTAATGGGATTGAAGTTAGTTGACCATAGAAGGGTGACTCCAACGACGAATGCAGTGATGATTTTTACGACTTTTTTTGGATCGATGGCCTTTATTGATTGGCCTCATGGGGAGGACTTCCTGCGGTGGGGGATGGTGCACGGAGACATGGCCTTAAAATTATTTGCTGGAGCCTGGATTTCAGGTTTAGCGGCTCGTCGAATTCAGCAGCGGATCCCCGAACGTCCCCGTCGAATCATTTTGCTGAGTGTGTTGCTGGGGCTGGCTCTCAAAGTTTTTTGGGATGCCTACCAATCGTAG
- a CDS encoding adenosylhomocysteinase, whose amino-acid sequence MTINTPKKLQTQDPDYRVCSEAMNDPQKFAELARWGREEIKIAESEMPGLMALRAEFGAKKPLNGVKITGCLHMTIQTAVLIETLTSLGAKVRWSSCNIYSTQDHAAVAIAATGVPVFAWKGETETEFNWCIEQSILGWGAEGYDLILDDGGDLTNMMHEPRFADELKKIVGISEETTTGVHNLEKMLKEGRLRVPAININDSVTKSKFDNLYGCRESLADGIKRATDTMVAGKVVVVAGYGDVGKGSAQSMRGFGARVLVTEIDPICALQAAMEGFQVTTMDEAIPQADIIVTATGCCDIVTASHFEKMKTGAIVCNIGHFDIEIDMAWLNKNSSVVEIKPQVDLHTLKNGRKVIILAKGRLVNLGCGTGHPSFVMSNSFTNQVLAQMELWNNRSAYSEIGVYRLPKALDEKVAALHLEKLGVKLTTLSEKQATYLGLSPKGPFKPEHYRY is encoded by the coding sequence ATGACGATCAATACTCCAAAGAAATTGCAGACTCAAGATCCTGATTATCGCGTGTGCTCGGAGGCGATGAACGATCCCCAAAAATTTGCAGAATTGGCCCGCTGGGGTCGTGAGGAAATTAAAATTGCAGAGTCGGAAATGCCGGGTCTCATGGCCTTGAGGGCCGAATTTGGCGCAAAAAAGCCTCTGAACGGAGTTAAGATCACTGGATGTCTTCACATGACTATTCAGACAGCCGTTTTGATAGAAACATTGACCAGTCTCGGGGCTAAGGTTCGTTGGAGTTCTTGCAATATCTACTCAACACAAGATCATGCTGCTGTTGCAATTGCGGCGACAGGTGTGCCAGTTTTCGCTTGGAAGGGAGAAACAGAAACTGAGTTTAACTGGTGTATTGAGCAGTCGATTCTTGGTTGGGGAGCTGAGGGATATGATTTGATTCTTGATGATGGGGGTGACTTGACTAACATGATGCACGAGCCTCGCTTTGCCGATGAGCTAAAGAAGATCGTCGGAATTTCCGAAGAAACTACAACGGGCGTTCATAACCTTGAGAAAATGCTCAAAGAAGGTCGTCTTCGAGTTCCTGCCATAAACATCAATGATTCAGTGACAAAATCAAAGTTTGATAATCTCTATGGGTGTCGTGAGTCTTTGGCTGATGGGATTAAGCGTGCGACAGATACGATGGTCGCTGGAAAAGTTGTTGTTGTGGCCGGATATGGAGATGTGGGTAAGGGTTCTGCTCAGAGCATGCGCGGATTTGGTGCGCGAGTCCTTGTCACTGAAATTGATCCTATTTGTGCGCTTCAAGCAGCAATGGAGGGTTTTCAGGTAACTACCATGGATGAGGCCATCCCTCAGGCTGATATTATTGTGACAGCCACAGGATGTTGCGACATTGTCACGGCCTCTCATTTTGAAAAAATGAAAACTGGGGCGATCGTTTGTAATATTGGTCATTTTGATATTGAGATCGATATGGCTTGGCTGAATAAGAACTCCTCTGTCGTTGAAATCAAACCCCAAGTTGATCTTCACACTTTGAAAAATGGGCGCAAAGTGATTATTCTTGCGAAGGGTCGTTTGGTGAATCTTGGTTGCGGAACGGGCCATCCTTCTTTTGTCATGTCCAATTCATTTACAAATCAGGTCCTTGCACAAATGGAACTTTGGAACAATCGTTCGGCCTATTCCGAGATTGGTGTCTATCGGTTGCCAAAGGCGCTCGATGAAAAAGTTGCCGCATTGCACTTAGAAAAGCTCGGTGTGAAATTGACGACTCTGTCAGAGAAGCAGGCGACCTACCTTGGATTGAGTCCCAAGGGTCCATTTAAGCCAGAGCACTATCGTTACTAG
- the orn gene encoding oligoribonuclease — MDYLLWFDMEMTGLDVEKEVPIEVAATVTNKKLEIVDSYHAIINQPQKYLESMDDWNRKHHGNSGLLQLIPSGKSTSVVEADLLQLLDKYWAEEKVILAGNSISQDRLFINKYFQRFAERLHYRMLDVTAFKIVFNNFYSRVFQKKNAHRASEDIQESLNELSFYLSFIEK; from the coding sequence GTGGATTATCTGCTGTGGTTTGATATGGAAATGACGGGCCTCGACGTTGAGAAGGAAGTTCCAATCGAAGTGGCCGCAACCGTTACCAATAAGAAACTCGAAATAGTCGATTCCTATCATGCGATCATAAATCAACCACAAAAATATCTGGAATCTATGGACGACTGGAATCGAAAACACCACGGAAATTCAGGACTTCTCCAACTTATTCCATCTGGTAAATCAACTTCTGTTGTCGAAGCCGATCTTTTGCAACTTCTTGATAAGTACTGGGCAGAAGAAAAAGTGATTCTTGCTGGAAACTCCATTTCTCAGGACCGCTTATTTATTAACAAGTATTTCCAGAGGTTTGCAGAACGATTGCACTATCGAATGCTCGATGTGACGGCTTTCAAAATTGTGTTTAACAATTTTTACAGCCGCGTTTTTCAAAAGAAAAATGCCCACCGAGCCTCAGAGGACATTCAGGAGAGTCTTAACGAACTCTCCTTTTACCTCTCTTTTATTGAGAAATAA
- the ettA gene encoding energy-dependent translational throttle protein EttA: MAEEIIYTMKGVGKVYPPSKYVLKNIYLSYFYGAKIGVLGLNGAGKSSLLRIMAGVDHDFLGEAFPARDFKVGYLEQEPHLNDSKTVRENVMDGLGEINKLLSDFQKISEDLCDPDLDPNKMEKLIEKQGSIQEKIEALDGWEIDQKVEQAMEALRCPPGDVAVTHLSGGEKRRIALARLLLSNPDILLLDEPTNHLDAESVAWLEGFLHKFPGTVIAVTHDRYFLDNVAGWILELDRGEGIPWKGNYSSWLEQKDRRLAQEQKTDDRRMKSLEKELEWVRMGAKGRHAKAKARVSNYEAMLKEPTQEKLKDLQIYIPAGPRLGEIVIEAKGVRKGYGDKLLIDNMDLSIPRGAIVGVVGPNGAGKSTLFRMITGKETPDAGTFKVGDTVKIAHIDQNRDQLQLDRTVHDEISDGKDVVVLGGREVPSRAYVSWFNFSGGDQQKKVGMLSGGEKNRLYLAKMLKEGGNLLLLDEPTNDLDVNTMRALEDALNEFGGSAIIISHDRWFLDRVCTHTLAFEGESQVYWYPGPYSEYEQDLKRRLGTDILVPKRIHYKLLAH; encoded by the coding sequence ATGGCAGAAGAAATTATTTATACCATGAAGGGAGTAGGCAAGGTCTATCCGCCAAGCAAGTATGTGCTGAAGAATATCTACCTTTCTTACTTTTACGGGGCGAAAATTGGGGTGCTCGGTTTGAATGGGGCTGGAAAATCCTCTCTTCTCAGGATTATGGCCGGTGTTGATCATGATTTCCTCGGCGAGGCTTTTCCCGCCAGGGATTTTAAAGTGGGCTATCTCGAACAGGAGCCTCATCTGAATGATTCCAAGACAGTACGAGAAAATGTGATGGATGGTCTTGGCGAGATCAACAAATTATTGAGTGATTTCCAAAAAATTAGCGAGGATCTCTGTGATCCAGATTTAGACCCCAATAAAATGGAAAAGCTCATTGAAAAACAAGGCTCCATTCAGGAAAAAATTGAGGCTCTTGATGGATGGGAGATAGACCAAAAAGTAGAGCAAGCCATGGAAGCTCTTCGTTGTCCTCCGGGAGACGTCGCTGTCACTCATTTGTCTGGGGGAGAAAAGCGACGAATAGCTCTTGCTCGTCTCCTGTTGTCAAATCCTGACATTTTGCTCTTGGATGAACCGACGAATCATCTGGACGCTGAATCGGTGGCCTGGCTCGAAGGGTTTTTGCATAAATTTCCTGGTACCGTTATTGCCGTCACCCACGATCGCTATTTCTTGGACAATGTGGCGGGCTGGATACTGGAGTTGGATCGTGGTGAAGGTATTCCTTGGAAGGGAAACTATTCCTCATGGCTTGAGCAGAAAGATCGAAGGCTGGCTCAAGAGCAAAAGACAGATGATCGGCGCATGAAGTCTCTCGAAAAGGAATTGGAGTGGGTGAGGATGGGGGCCAAGGGTCGCCATGCAAAGGCAAAAGCGCGTGTATCGAATTACGAGGCTATGCTCAAAGAGCCGACTCAGGAGAAACTAAAGGATTTGCAAATTTATATTCCTGCTGGCCCTCGTCTTGGAGAAATTGTGATCGAGGCCAAAGGGGTCAGGAAGGGGTATGGAGACAAGCTCTTGATTGACAACATGGACCTCTCTATTCCTCGCGGAGCCATTGTTGGTGTGGTCGGTCCGAACGGAGCTGGAAAATCAACCCTGTTTCGAATGATCACGGGAAAAGAAACTCCAGACGCCGGTACCTTTAAAGTGGGTGACACCGTGAAGATCGCGCACATTGATCAAAACCGCGATCAACTTCAGTTGGATAGAACTGTTCACGATGAAATCTCAGATGGTAAGGATGTGGTCGTTTTGGGGGGGAGAGAAGTCCCCTCTCGGGCCTATGTCTCTTGGTTTAACTTTTCGGGAGGAGATCAGCAGAAAAAAGTGGGGATGCTTTCTGGAGGAGAAAAAAATCGCCTTTATTTGGCCAAAATGCTTAAAGAGGGCGGCAATTTACTGCTATTGGATGAGCCGACGAACGATTTGGATGTCAACACCATGAGAGCACTGGAAGATGCTTTGAACGAGTTCGGTGGCAGTGCCATCATCATTAGTCACGATCGATGGTTTTTGGACAGGGTCTGCACTCACACATTGGCCTTTGAGGGAGAATCCCAAGTTTATTGGTATCCGGGGCCTTACTCAGAATATGAGCAAGACTTAAAACGGCGTCTTGGAACTGACATCCTAGTACCAAAGCGAATCCATTATAAGTTGTTGGCTCATTAA
- a CDS encoding Smr/MutS family protein, with product MKSRRSTPSKAKTGGTKGSPGKAAVRMIDLHGRTQDEIFDLVDRFMLNEVKKNSQQVKIMTGKGKGIVQKQVIDYLKKAGYHWNYERLDNGKANEGVLIVYLD from the coding sequence ATGAAGAGCAGAAGATCGACCCCTTCAAAGGCCAAGACAGGAGGAACAAAGGGAAGCCCTGGTAAAGCGGCTGTTCGAATGATTGATTTGCACGGACGAACTCAAGACGAAATTTTTGACCTCGTCGATCGATTTATGCTGAATGAGGTCAAAAAGAATTCCCAACAGGTCAAAATAATGACTGGAAAAGGCAAGGGTATCGTCCAGAAACAAGTGATCGACTACTTGAAAAAAGCTGGATACCATTGGAATTATGAAAGATTGGATAACGGCAAAGCGAATGAAGGCGTTCTGATCGTTTATCTTGACTGA
- the fumC gene encoding class II fumarate hydratase, whose amino-acid sequence MQVRIEKDSLGEIEVPADRLWGAQTQRSIENFKIGGDRFPREMIRALGILKKSAAKANSDLGLLDKGKADAIIRASNEVIEGALDEHFPLVVWQTGSGTQTNMNSNEVIANRAMQIGGAGIGSKGIHPNDDVNKAQSSNDTFPTAMHIAVAERSYRYLIPMLKKLRDVTQAKCKEFSDIVKIGRTHLMDATPLTLGQEFSGYVAQLDYSIERIEGSMKRVLDLALGGTAVGTGLNTHPEFADKAVAYIAEETKMPFKCAPNKFEALAAHDALVQMSGSLKTVAVSLMKIASDIRLLGSGPRCGIGELVLPANEPGSSIMPGKVNPTQCEAMTMVAAQVIGNDAAVTVGGCNGHFELNVFKPLIVFNVLNSIRLLGDACDSFAEHCMKGIVANRSQIKKHLDNSLMLVTALNPHIGYDNAAKIAKCAFANNSTLRDEAIRLGFLDGAKFDEVVRPELMIGPKK is encoded by the coding sequence GTGCAGGTTCGCATAGAGAAAGATAGCCTAGGTGAAATTGAAGTCCCCGCAGATCGCCTTTGGGGAGCTCAGACTCAAAGGTCCATCGAAAATTTTAAAATTGGGGGGGATCGTTTTCCTCGTGAAATGATCAGAGCCTTGGGCATTTTAAAAAAGTCGGCGGCGAAGGCAAACAGTGATCTGGGCCTTTTAGACAAGGGCAAGGCTGATGCGATCATCAGGGCTTCCAATGAGGTCATAGAGGGGGCCTTGGACGAACACTTCCCACTTGTTGTCTGGCAAACTGGGAGCGGCACTCAGACGAATATGAATAGCAATGAGGTCATTGCCAATCGTGCGATGCAAATAGGTGGTGCCGGTATTGGCTCAAAGGGGATTCATCCCAACGATGACGTGAATAAGGCTCAGTCCTCAAATGACACTTTCCCGACAGCTATGCACATTGCGGTTGCAGAACGAAGTTATCGGTATCTGATTCCGATGCTCAAAAAGTTGCGCGACGTCACGCAGGCCAAGTGCAAAGAATTTAGTGATATCGTCAAGATCGGGCGGACTCATCTCATGGATGCGACTCCGCTGACCTTGGGTCAGGAGTTTTCTGGATACGTGGCCCAACTGGATTATTCGATTGAGCGAATTGAAGGATCAATGAAAAGGGTCTTGGATCTCGCTTTGGGCGGTACGGCCGTAGGTACGGGACTGAATACACATCCTGAATTTGCGGATAAGGCCGTGGCTTATATTGCAGAAGAAACCAAGATGCCCTTCAAATGCGCCCCAAATAAGTTTGAAGCTCTTGCCGCTCACGATGCCTTGGTTCAAATGAGTGGCTCGCTCAAAACGGTGGCTGTTAGCCTCATGAAGATTGCAAGTGACATTCGCCTTCTTGGAAGCGGTCCTCGATGTGGCATAGGTGAATTGGTTCTTCCTGCCAATGAACCAGGCAGTTCAATCATGCCTGGAAAGGTAAATCCCACTCAATGTGAGGCCATGACCATGGTGGCGGCACAGGTGATCGGCAATGATGCGGCTGTGACGGTTGGGGGCTGCAATGGCCATTTTGAACTTAACGTATTTAAGCCTTTGATTGTGTTTAATGTTCTCAATTCCATTCGCCTTTTGGGTGATGCCTGCGATAGTTTTGCTGAGCATTGCATGAAAGGGATTGTGGCTAACAGGTCACAGATTAAAAAGCACCTAGACAACTCACTCATGTTAGTAACGGCGTTGAATCCGCACATTGGTTATGACAATGCCGCGAAAATTGCAAAATGTGCCTTTGCCAACAACTCAACTCTCAGAGATGAGGCCATTCGTCTTGGTTTTCTTGATGGCGCTAAATTTGATGAGGTTGTTCGTCCCGAATTAATGATTGGGCCAAAAAAATAA
- a CDS encoding DnaJ domain-containing protein produces MSEHFSFRDILKKKMEESDPLMPSKPLCSVYSEDSIKNQKIDQIELSQGTRPDISTNSLHSLAQGHKIYNRQKQKKSNDKRASDGTTSLNWFRRQDASLNSEERKNECQSPLTRGPDSEAEFSVEISQFPLELWVDLEVFRRLGSAPSSPLTRKKLKKHYRLLAMRFHPDREGGCPETFKSLQQAYGSLSKALTAK; encoded by the coding sequence ATGAGTGAACATTTCTCCTTCAGAGACATTCTAAAGAAGAAAATGGAAGAATCAGATCCGCTGATGCCATCAAAACCTCTCTGTTCAGTCTATTCAGAGGATTCGATCAAGAACCAAAAAATAGACCAAATAGAGCTCTCCCAAGGAACTAGACCCGATATCAGCACAAATTCCCTTCACTCTTTGGCTCAAGGACACAAAATCTATAACCGGCAGAAACAAAAAAAGTCCAATGACAAGAGAGCCTCCGATGGGACGACAAGCCTCAATTGGTTCCGGAGGCAAGATGCTTCTCTGAATTCCGAAGAAAGGAAAAATGAATGCCAATCTCCTCTGACCAGAGGTCCAGACTCAGAAGCAGAATTCTCAGTTGAGATTTCTCAATTTCCATTAGAATTGTGGGTGGACTTAGAAGTCTTTCGCCGTTTGGGAAGCGCTCCTTCTTCACCATTGACGCGAAAGAAGCTTAAAAAGCACTATCGCCTCTTAGCAATGAGGTTTCACCCCGATCGCGAGGGTGGCTGCCCAGAGACCTTTAAATCTCTGCAGCAGGCCTATGGTTCTCTAAGTAAAGCACTGACAGCTAAATAA